Proteins encoded by one window of Clostridiisalibacter paucivorans DSM 22131:
- a CDS encoding M24 family metallopeptidase produces the protein MLDKRLDKAIHLMTEKNLDALLIGPGSDLKYFTGLNPSTDERFKALFILKNGDKFYICPELYLEETEEILNNSIEIFCWSDGEGFINAIKDACAKYNIKNIKIGINDTLRAVDILEINSFIDTNFVLGTEVMENIRMIKTKDEIKHLKEAANIADRVFSDIVKFIRPGIMERDIKNKIEELFMEKGAEELSFDTIVASGPNSSKPHYNDDSRIIEKNDIIILDFGCKYNGYCSDMSRTVFVGTPTEEQRKIYNIVLHANMEAEKFAKKGVTAGDVDKTARDIIDDAGYGKYFINRTGHGIGMDVHEGPYIKEKNALQLDNGMSFSIEPGIYLPGKYGMRVEDIVVIEDGKSTILNNSPKDMTIL, from the coding sequence ATGTTAGATAAGAGATTAGATAAAGCAATACATTTAATGACAGAAAAAAATCTAGATGCCTTGTTAATTGGCCCTGGTTCAGATTTAAAATATTTTACAGGACTAAATCCTTCCACAGATGAAAGATTCAAGGCATTGTTCATATTAAAAAATGGAGACAAATTTTACATATGCCCTGAACTTTATCTTGAAGAAACTGAAGAAATATTGAATAATAGTATAGAGATATTCTGCTGGAGTGATGGAGAAGGATTTATTAATGCCATCAAAGATGCATGTGCAAAATATAATATCAAGAATATAAAGATAGGCATAAATGACACATTAAGGGCTGTAGATATATTGGAAATAAATAGTTTTATTGATACAAACTTTGTACTTGGTACTGAAGTCATGGAAAATATCAGAATGATTAAAACTAAAGATGAAATTAAACATCTTAAGGAAGCTGCTAATATTGCAGATCGAGTATTTTCTGATATAGTAAAATTCATAAGACCTGGTATAATGGAAAGAGATATAAAAAATAAAATAGAAGAACTTTTTATGGAGAAAGGGGCAGAAGAACTTTCCTTTGATACTATAGTAGCCTCTGGTCCCAATAGTTCTAAACCTCATTATAATGATGACAGTCGTATTATAGAAAAAAATGATATCATTATTTTGGACTTTGGATGTAAATATAATGGTTATTGTTCTGATATGTCTAGAACTGTATTCGTAGGTACTCCCACAGAAGAACAACGCAAAATATACAATATAGTATTGCATGCAAATATGGAAGCGGAAAAATTTGCTAAAAAAGGAGTTACCGCTGGCGATGTAGATAAAACTGCTAGAGATATTATAGACGATGCTGGTTATGGAAAATATTTTATAAATAGAACTGGTCATGGAATAGGTATGGATGTACATGAAGGACCATATATTAAAGAAAAAAATGCATTGCAACTAGATAATGGCATGTCTTTCAGTATAGAACCTGGTATATATCTTCCTGGCAAATATGGAATGAGGGTTGAAGATATAGTTGTCATTGAAGATGGAAAAAGTACCATTCTAAATAATTCACCAAAAGATATGACCATATTATAA
- a CDS encoding ornithine cyclodeaminase family protein yields MSKCINFDEVMDAIEDSYRIYEENKFHMPPRIHKDFRNKTLLYMPCFIEGIFGTKILTVFPENRERNKPVIDGIMLLNDYNTGEPLAMIDGKYLTALRTGAVGGVGVRHTTPDSINSVGLVGAGVQGFYQLLYACKARNIEKIKVFDMFKDKIPSFINKLKEELPTIEITKADSIEELLKESELIITTTTANDPVLPENKEMLKGKHFIGIGSYKPNMREYPEAIFSLLDEIYIDTEDALEETGDLLYPLNNEIFKRDNIRHFSNYLISEGNKDKIKGKTTFFKSVGMALFDITVSKLIYKNAKEAGVGQRITL; encoded by the coding sequence ATATCAAAGTGTATAAACTTTGATGAAGTAATGGATGCAATAGAAGATAGTTATAGAATATATGAGGAAAATAAATTTCATATGCCACCAAGGATACATAAAGACTTTAGAAATAAAACATTACTTTATATGCCATGTTTTATAGAAGGTATTTTTGGAACAAAAATACTTACAGTTTTTCCTGAAAATAGGGAAAGGAATAAGCCAGTTATAGATGGTATTATGCTTCTGAATGATTATAATACTGGAGAACCTTTGGCAATGATAGATGGTAAATATTTAACTGCCTTGAGGACAGGAGCTGTAGGAGGAGTGGGAGTAAGACATACTACACCAGATTCTATCAATAGCGTGGGGCTAGTAGGTGCAGGAGTTCAAGGATTTTATCAATTACTCTATGCTTGTAAGGCACGAAATATAGAAAAAATTAAAGTGTTTGATATGTTTAAGGATAAAATACCATCATTTATTAATAAGTTGAAAGAGGAATTGCCAACTATAGAGATTACTAAAGCAGATAGTATAGAAGAATTATTAAAAGAATCAGAACTGATAATAACTACTACTACTGCAAATGACCCAGTATTGCCAGAAAATAAAGAAATGTTAAAGGGGAAGCATTTTATAGGAATAGGTTCCTATAAACCAAATATGAGAGAATATCCAGAGGCTATTTTTTCGTTGCTAGATGAAATATACATAGATACTGAAGATGCCTTAGAAGAAACTGGAGATCTGCTATATCCATTGAATAATGAAATCTTCAAAAGAGATAATATAAGACATTTTAGCAATTATTTGATATCTGAAGGTAACAAGGATAAAATCAAAGGAAAAACGACTTTTTTTAAGTCAGTAGGCATGGCATTGTTTGATATAACTGTTTCTAAACTTATATATAAAAACGCCAAAGAAGCAGGAGTAGGTCAAAGGATTACACTATAA
- a CDS encoding helix-turn-helix domain-containing protein, with protein sequence MFENIGSKIKKIRKSNGMTLKELSEKTNLSVGFLSQLERGLTTIAIDSLQLIAEALRVELSYFIAQPESKKRPVLKSFEQKIYKVMNCNFINYHLSNNLEDMDLLPRLIDILPMDVEEEVKEYSHNGEEFVYVLEGILTLILEGKEYRLYPGDSAHYSSHSTHNWANYTNRTVKIVVVSTPNNFKVDKGGDDGE encoded by the coding sequence ATGTTTGAAAATATAGGAAGTAAAATTAAAAAAATAAGAAAATCTAATGGTATGACATTAAAAGAGTTAAGTGAAAAAACTAATCTATCTGTAGGGTTTCTTTCTCAATTGGAGAGGGGATTAACTACTATAGCTATTGATTCATTACAATTAATAGCAGAGGCTTTAAGGGTAGAATTATCCTATTTTATTGCGCAACCAGAGTCTAAAAAAAGACCTGTTTTAAAGAGTTTTGAGCAGAAGATATATAAGGTTATGAATTGTAATTTTATTAATTATCATCTCAGTAATAATTTAGAGGATATGGATCTATTACCTAGGCTAATAGATATACTACCAATGGATGTAGAGGAAGAGGTAAAAGAATACAGCCATAATGGAGAAGAATTTGTATATGTACTAGAGGGCATCCTTACATTGATACTGGAGGGAAAGGAATATAGACTATATCCTGGAGACAGTGCCCATTATAGTTCCCATTCAACTCACAATTGGGCTAATTATACCAATAGAACAGTTAAGATTGTAGTAGTTAGCACTCCTAATAATTTTAAGGTGGATAAAGGGGGCGATGATGGTGAATAG
- a CDS encoding UxaA family hydrolase, translating into MKDFIKINDKDNIVIALRDFKMGEHINVDGREVSIKDIIPKGHKIALESLEQGSRIIKYGATIGYAKELIDMGSHVHSHNMKTSLEGVLEYSYDKRVVDKDNTKDRGLTFKGYKRKNGDIGIRNELWIVPTVGCVNGIGEMILKEFKATINSEDIDGMEVFKHNYGCSQLGDDHQNTVKILGDIVKHPNAGGVLVLGLGCENNTMDQFIKSLGDYDKDRVKFLVAQDVDDELEEGIKILSQLFNNMKKDIREEISISELKIGLKCGGSDGFSGITANPLLGAFSDFLISQGGTTVLTEVPEMFGAETFLMERAKNEEVFNDTVALINDFKNYFIRHEQPVYENPSPGNKEGGITTLEEKSLGCIQKGGSAEIVDVLKYGEVLERKGLNLLESPGNDLVASTVLGASGCHMVLFTTGRGTPFGSFVPTMKIATNSELYNKKRRWIDFDAGVLLKNKSMDELLEEFIEYVIDVSNGKLVNNEKNDFREIAIFKTGVTL; encoded by the coding sequence ATGAAGGACTTTATAAAGATAAATGATAAAGATAATATAGTAATAGCCCTCAGAGACTTTAAAATGGGAGAACATATAAATGTAGATGGTAGAGAAGTATCTATAAAGGATATCATACCTAAAGGACATAAGATAGCACTGGAATCTCTAGAGCAGGGGAGTAGAATAATAAAATATGGTGCTACTATAGGATATGCCAAGGAGTTAATAGATATGGGTAGCCATGTTCATTCCCATAATATGAAGACATCTTTAGAAGGAGTTTTGGAGTATTCTTATGATAAAAGAGTTGTAGATAAAGATAATACAAAAGATAGAGGTCTTACGTTTAAAGGATATAAGAGAAAAAATGGAGATATAGGTATAAGAAATGAGCTTTGGATAGTGCCTACAGTGGGATGTGTAAATGGTATTGGAGAAATGATATTAAAAGAATTTAAGGCTACAATAAATTCAGAAGATATAGATGGAATGGAGGTATTTAAGCATAATTATGGCTGTTCTCAATTGGGAGATGACCACCAGAATACTGTAAAAATATTGGGTGATATAGTGAAGCATCCCAATGCAGGAGGAGTATTAGTATTGGGATTGGGTTGTGAAAATAATACAATGGATCAATTTATTAAAAGTCTAGGAGATTATGATAAAGATAGAGTGAAATTTTTAGTAGCCCAAGATGTAGATGATGAATTAGAAGAAGGAATTAAAATTTTATCCCAGTTATTTAATAATATGAAAAAAGATATTAGGGAAGAAATATCTATAAGTGAATTGAAGATAGGACTAAAATGTGGAGGTTCTGATGGATTCTCAGGTATAACTGCAAATCCGCTATTGGGTGCGTTTTCAGATTTTCTTATAAGTCAAGGAGGTACAACTGTACTCACAGAAGTTCCAGAGATGTTCGGTGCAGAGACATTTCTGATGGAAAGAGCAAAAAATGAAGAAGTATTTAATGATACAGTGGCATTGATAAATGATTTTAAAAACTATTTTATAAGACATGAACAACCTGTATATGAAAATCCTTCCCCAGGAAATAAAGAGGGGGGAATAACTACATTAGAAGAAAAGTCTTTGGGTTGTATCCAAAAGGGAGGAAGTGCAGAGATAGTAGATGTATTGAAATATGGAGAAGTTTTAGAGAGAAAAGGGCTAAACTTATTGGAATCTCCAGGTAATGATCTTGTGGCTTCTACTGTGTTGGGAGCTTCTGGATGTCATATGGTATTATTTACTACAGGTAGAGGAACTCCCTTTGGAAGTTTTGTGCCTACTATGAAGATAGCTACTAATTCAGAATTATACAATAAGAAAAGACGTTGGATAGATTTTGATGCAGGAGTACTTTTGAAGAATAAATCAATGGATGAATTATTGGAAGAGTTCATCGAATATGTTATAGATGTATCTAATGGTAAATTAGTAAATAATGAGAAAAATGATTTCAGAGAGATAGCCATATTTAAGACAGGAGTTACATTATAG
- a CDS encoding aldose 1-epimerase family protein, translated as MILLKNKYLSVKINELGGELNSVKDKVYNLEYIWQAKEDIWPNHSPVLFPIIARLFDGKYYVDGREYRLEKHGIAPSSYFNVVDVEKNFVKLQLKYDELSLTKYPYKFNFNIMYKLDDNKLNVEFYVENLDDKDIYFSVGGHPAFNCPLFKDEKMEDYFIQFKDKERLETYVMDDNIKMLTKKKQIVGDKIDKLQIGYQLFEKDTVIFEDIKKKMISLKSKNHNKEIRIKFDDFPYLAIWSKRKPNGLHPFVCIEPWYGLPDFNDGPYELSQKPGITKLEKSESFSCSYSIEFI; from the coding sequence ATGATTCTATTAAAAAATAAATATTTAAGTGTGAAAATAAATGAATTGGGGGGAGAATTGAACAGTGTAAAGGATAAAGTTTACAACTTAGAATATATTTGGCAGGCAAAAGAAGATATATGGCCAAATCATTCTCCAGTATTGTTCCCTATAATTGCTAGACTTTTTGATGGAAAATATTATGTGGATGGAAGAGAATATAGACTTGAAAAACATGGTATTGCACCTTCATCATATTTTAATGTAGTTGATGTAGAAAAAAATTTTGTCAAATTACAGCTAAAATATGATGAATTGAGTTTAACAAAATATCCTTATAAATTTAATTTCAACATAATGTATAAGTTAGATGATAATAAATTAAATGTAGAGTTCTATGTAGAAAATTTAGATGACAAAGATATATATTTTTCTGTTGGAGGACATCCTGCTTTTAATTGTCCACTATTTAAGGATGAAAAGATGGAAGATTATTTTATACAATTTAAGGATAAAGAAAGATTAGAGACATATGTAATGGATGACAATATAAAAATGCTGACTAAGAAAAAACAAATAGTAGGAGATAAAATAGATAAATTGCAAATAGGATATCAATTATTTGAAAAAGATACAGTTATATTTGAAGATATTAAGAAAAAGATGATATCTCTAAAGAGTAAAAATCATAATAAAGAGATTAGAATAAAATTTGATGATTTTCCTTATTTAGCTATATGGTCCAAGCGAAAACCGAATGGATTACATCCATTTGTATGCATAGAGCCATGGTATGGACTTCCAGATTTTAATGATGGACCTTATGAATTAAGTCAAAAGCCAGGGATTACTAAACTTGAAAAGAGTGAATCCTTCAGTTGTAGCTATAGCATAGAATTCATATAA
- a CDS encoding AEC family transporter: MEIIKLIETIGTILIFLATGIVISKRGIVKEKDTKALTDIIIYIAIPALIISEIPKSLEIILIGDLYIVPIISFLFTLIILYFGKGIARQISSIAPHKEDVFALAMAFPNTVFVGLPLMITLYGNKVVGMVFFYDLGVNIVLYSLAISILKNEITSAKKLIKSVVNPPLIAIIIAIILYLLDIELPSLVSNALNMLGDTTIALSLLVVGIIIGSLKINLKIIDRSMIFICFLKLFISGFLMFVIVYKLNIDVLIKKILILEASMPTMVVVSILARTYNRDYRYAAMTVFLTTVLSIITIPIMVTVIEKLI, from the coding sequence GTGGAAATTATAAAACTTATTGAAACCATAGGAACAATTCTGATATTTTTAGCAACAGGAATAGTTATATCTAAAAGGGGTATAGTCAAAGAAAAAGATACTAAGGCATTGACCGATATAATAATATACATAGCAATACCTGCACTAATAATATCAGAGATACCTAAAAGTTTGGAAATTATCCTCATAGGGGATTTATATATAGTACCTATTATATCTTTTTTGTTTACATTGATAATACTGTATTTTGGGAAAGGTATAGCAAGGCAAATATCATCTATAGCCCCCCATAAAGAAGATGTATTTGCCCTTGCTATGGCATTCCCAAATACTGTATTTGTAGGACTCCCATTGATGATTACACTATATGGAAATAAGGTTGTTGGAATGGTGTTTTTTTATGATTTAGGGGTAAATATTGTACTCTATAGTCTGGCTATAAGCATATTAAAAAATGAAATTACATCTGCAAAAAAACTAATAAAAAGTGTAGTGAACCCTCCATTGATTGCAATAATAATAGCTATTATATTATATTTATTAGATATTGAATTACCTAGTCTGGTTAGTAATGCACTGAATATGTTGGGGGATACTACTATTGCTCTTTCTTTGCTGGTAGTAGGTATAATAATAGGGAGTCTTAAGATAAATTTGAAAATTATAGACAGGTCTATGATTTTTATATGTTTTTTAAAGCTGTTTATATCAGGTTTTTTAATGTTTGTAATTGTGTACAAACTTAATATAGATGTATTGATAAAAAAAATACTTATTTTGGAGGCTTCAATGCCTACTATGGTTGTGGTTTCCATACTTGCTAGAACCTATAATAGAGATTATAGATATGCAGCAATGACTGTATTTTTAACAACTGTTTTGAGTATAATTACGATTCCTATTATGGTGACAGTAATAGAAAAATTAATATAA
- a CDS encoding helix-turn-helix domain-containing protein yields the protein MTIEIGKKIKKLRNDKNLTLKELSERTQLSTGFISQLERGLTTIDTDSLERVAKALDVNLSSFFVKRHRKKECVMRSYEREVSQIDSNKFIHFHLSNNLENKEMIPRIIDVLPNVEDEEIQEFQHKGEEFIHVLKGILTVYLNHMRYELHPGDSMHIKSDNIHNWDNYTNKVTRILIINIPNSFKENEK from the coding sequence ATGACAATAGAAATAGGAAAGAAAATAAAGAAGCTAAGAAATGATAAAAACTTAACGTTAAAAGAGTTGAGTGAAAGAACACAATTATCTACAGGGTTTATTTCACAGTTAGAGAGAGGTCTTACTACCATAGATACAGATTCTTTAGAGAGGGTAGCTAAGGCATTAGATGTCAATTTATCTAGTTTTTTTGTCAAAAGACATAGAAAAAAGGAATGTGTAATGCGTAGTTATGAAAGAGAAGTATCACAAATAGATTCTAATAAATTTATACATTTTCATCTATCTAATAACTTAGAAAATAAGGAAATGATTCCTAGAATAATAGATGTGCTTCCAAATGTGGAAGATGAAGAAATCCAAGAATTTCAACATAAAGGAGAAGAATTTATACATGTATTAAAAGGTATTCTTACTGTATATTTAAATCATATGCGGTATGAATTGCATCCAGGAGACAGTATGCATATTAAGTCTGACAATATTCACAATTGGGATAATTATACCAATAAAGTAACAAGAATATTGATAATAAATATACCAAATTCATTTAAAGAAAATGAAAAATAA
- a CDS encoding proline racemase family protein, with translation MMHFKHYINCIDAHTGGEPLRIITSGFPQIPGNTILEKREYVLKNYDGLRKMMMLEPRGHSGMYGCIIVPPVTDDGDFGVLFTHNEGLSSMCGHGIIAVTKVALETGMIIPKEGENIVKIDSPAGRITAYADVEDGEVERVRFQNVPCFVYREDIVVNVDGIGDVVADVVYCGAFYVYLDVNKIGLHVTVDNAQKLVDIGTEIKHKVMEVMEFNHPTSGVNWLYGTIFYEPPVNDGDKLVTKNVCIFAEGQIDRSPTGTGTGGRVALHYAKGEMKRDDILLNNSIIDTPMEGRIIEEMEVGEYDAVITEVSGTAYIMGFNQLVLDPKDPLVEGFRITGN, from the coding sequence ATGATGCATTTTAAACATTATATTAATTGTATTGATGCCCACACAGGAGGAGAACCGTTAAGGATAATTACATCGGGATTTCCTCAAATTCCAGGTAATACAATCCTTGAAAAAAGGGAATATGTGTTAAAAAATTATGATGGTCTAAGAAAAATGATGATGTTAGAGCCAAGGGGACATAGTGGCATGTATGGTTGTATAATAGTACCTCCAGTTACTGATGATGGAGACTTTGGTGTTTTGTTTACGCATAATGAGGGATTGAGTTCTATGTGTGGTCATGGAATAATCGCTGTAACAAAGGTTGCATTGGAAACTGGTATGATTATACCAAAAGAGGGGGAAAACATTGTAAAAATCGATTCTCCAGCAGGAAGGATAACTGCATATGCAGATGTAGAAGATGGAGAGGTGGAAAGGGTAAGATTTCAAAATGTGCCCTGTTTTGTATATAGAGAGGATATAGTTGTCAATGTGGATGGTATAGGAGATGTTGTGGCTGATGTAGTTTATTGTGGTGCCTTTTATGTATACTTAGATGTAAATAAAATAGGATTACATGTAACCGTTGACAATGCACAAAAGTTAGTAGATATTGGTACAGAGATTAAGCATAAAGTAATGGAAGTTATGGAGTTTAATCACCCTACATCAGGAGTAAATTGGCTTTATGGAACAATTTTTTATGAGCCACCTGTAAATGATGGTGATAAACTTGTAACTAAAAATGTATGTATATTTGCTGAGGGACAAATAGATAGATCTCCCACAGGAACAGGTACGGGAGGAAGGGTGGCATTACACTATGCTAAAGGAGAAATGAAAAGAGATGATATTTTATTAAACAATAGTATTATAGATACACCTATGGAAGGAAGGATAATTGAGGAGATGGAAGTTGGAGAATATGATGCAGTGATTACAGAGGTTTCAGGTACGGCGTATATTATGGGTTTTAATCAATTGGTATTAGACCCTAAAGATCCATTGGTAGAGGGATTTAGAATTACAGGAAATTAA
- a CDS encoding sodium:solute symporter family protein, translating to MNIYVAIVVGYLVIVVLAGLYLSRREVNSGDDFVVAGRSLPTFVLAGTLLATWCGSGSVVSGASFTYRFGPWASILYYIGEPLCIILMYFIASKIRDASQYTVPQIMEIRYGKTTRLLAALCILIAYIGIASYQFKGAGYILNLITGISPEAGTIISAVIIITLALAGGMFSVAYTDAMSAFLIVIALVVALPVTLTQIDGFSFYQQLSKSQKSLTGGMSGIQVMGYLLPTLLLMLGDQNLFQRYSSAKDRNVARKSNILFLLSDILILVPIITLSSAAIILFPDITPDTALLSVFMHSIPPVLGGLGLAAATAFIITTGDSFLLSAATIVTYDFFIPFVKPNANQKDKLKITRISILVIGVLAYITLQFFPSVLAAQMYSYTIYGAAITPPLLAALFWKKATTKGALTSLVLGSLGTLFWELVLNNPFGWNSVLFSAPLSIIGLIIVSLMTYKEADNVTQPLK from the coding sequence ATGAATATTTATGTAGCAATAGTCGTAGGTTATCTTGTAATAGTGGTATTAGCAGGGCTGTATCTATCAAGACGAGAAGTTAATAGTGGTGATGATTTTGTAGTAGCAGGTAGAAGTTTACCTACCTTTGTATTAGCAGGTACATTACTGGCAACTTGGTGTGGGTCAGGCTCTGTTGTAAGTGGAGCAAGTTTTACTTATAGGTTTGGACCTTGGGCATCCATATTATATTATATAGGTGAGCCATTGTGTATAATCCTGATGTATTTCATAGCTTCAAAGATAAGGGATGCCTCCCAATATACTGTTCCACAAATTATGGAGATAAGATATGGAAAAACAACAAGGCTACTTGCAGCCCTTTGTATATTAATCGCATATATCGGTATTGCTTCATATCAATTTAAAGGTGCTGGATATATTCTTAATTTAATAACCGGCATTTCTCCCGAAGCAGGTACAATTATAAGTGCTGTTATAATTATAACTTTAGCACTAGCTGGTGGTATGTTTTCAGTGGCATATACAGATGCTATGAGTGCATTTTTGATAGTAATCGCATTAGTTGTAGCATTACCTGTTACCCTTACTCAAATTGATGGATTTAGTTTTTACCAACAGTTAAGTAAATCACAAAAAAGCCTTACTGGAGGCATGTCTGGAATACAAGTTATGGGTTATTTATTACCTACTTTGCTTCTTATGTTAGGAGATCAAAATCTATTTCAACGATATTCTTCTGCTAAAGATAGAAATGTAGCAAGAAAATCCAATATCTTATTCTTATTAAGTGATATACTAATATTAGTGCCTATTATAACATTATCTTCTGCTGCCATAATTTTATTTCCAGATATAACTCCTGACACTGCATTGTTAAGCGTATTTATGCATTCTATCCCCCCTGTATTAGGTGGGCTGGGCCTTGCTGCTGCAACTGCTTTTATTATTACTACAGGTGATTCATTCCTATTATCAGCAGCTACAATAGTTACTTATGACTTTTTTATACCCTTTGTCAAACCCAATGCTAATCAAAAAGATAAATTGAAAATTACTAGAATTTCCATATTAGTCATAGGTGTTTTAGCCTATATAACACTTCAATTCTTCCCAAGTGTTCTAGCCGCCCAGATGTATTCATATACAATATATGGAGCAGCAATAACACCTCCATTGTTGGCAGCACTTTTCTGGAAAAAGGCTACTACTAAAGGAGCACTTACATCTCTTGTTTTAGGATCCTTAGGTACTCTATTTTGGGAACTAGTATTAAATAATCCCTTTGGATGGAATAGCGTATTGTTTTCTGCACCACTGTCCATAATTGGATTAATTATAGTAAGTTTAATGACATATAAAGAGGCAGATAATGTGACCCAACCTCTAAAATAA
- a CDS encoding CD0519/CD1768 family membrane protein, which yields MEKTMVQSKESKKEDALRKKAISGETFVFIGVVAIIFIYLANVMGIGVMFSVAMNTAHDLILNTAFYIMAVAVLAGGAAALMSEFGIIALANKLISPIMRPLFGLPGAASLGAVTTYISDNPAILPLIEDKGFARYFKKYEIASLCNLGTVFGMGLIVTSYILGLGTEYILPAIIGNIGAVLGGIVSVRLMILGGKKHYGDEKNIVTENLNSDLLDYRPIREGNLFQRILDALMEGGKNGVTLGLNVIPGILIVCTIVMMLTFGPSGTENGVAVYEGVAYEGVALLPKLGNYIAPVLNFLFGFKSMEALALPITSLGAVGAAMGMTKGLLAQGLMDAHDIAVFVAIGICWAGFLSTHTGMMDSIGGRKLTNKAIVTHFIGGIAAGVFANYLYLAVTYFL from the coding sequence TTGGAAAAAACAATGGTTCAATCCAAAGAAAGCAAAAAAGAAGATGCTTTAAGGAAAAAAGCTATATCTGGTGAAACTTTTGTTTTTATAGGAGTAGTAGCCATAATATTTATTTACTTAGCCAATGTTATGGGAATAGGAGTGATGTTCAGTGTAGCAATGAATACTGCCCATGATCTTATATTAAATACTGCATTCTATATCATGGCAGTTGCTGTTTTAGCTGGTGGTGCCGCTGCATTGATGTCTGAATTTGGCATTATTGCACTGGCCAACAAACTTATTTCTCCTATTATGAGACCTTTATTTGGATTACCTGGAGCTGCTTCATTAGGTGCTGTTACAACCTATATATCTGATAATCCAGCTATATTGCCTTTGATTGAAGATAAGGGTTTTGCTAGATATTTTAAAAAATATGAAATTGCTTCTCTATGTAATCTGGGAACAGTTTTCGGAATGGGATTAATAGTTACTAGCTATATTTTAGGTCTCGGCACAGAATATATATTACCTGCCATAATAGGAAATATCGGTGCAGTATTAGGAGGTATTGTAAGTGTACGTCTTATGATCCTTGGAGGCAAAAAGCATTATGGAGATGAAAAAAATATTGTCACTGAAAATTTGAATTCCGATTTACTAGATTATAGACCTATACGTGAAGGAAACCTTTTTCAACGTATATTGGATGCACTAATGGAGGGGGGCAAAAATGGAGTCACTTTAGGATTAAATGTCATTCCAGGTATACTAATAGTTTGTACTATAGTTATGATGCTTACTTTCGGTCCCAGTGGTACAGAAAATGGAGTAGCAGTATACGAAGGTGTGGCATATGAAGGAGTAGCACTATTACCAAAGCTGGGAAACTATATAGCACCAGTTCTTAATTTTTTATTTGGATTTAAAAGCATGGAAGCTTTAGCATTACCTATTACATCTTTAGGTGCTGTTGGTGCAGCTATGGGCATGACTAAAGGCCTTTTAGCCCAAGGTTTAATGGATGCCCATGATATAGCAGTATTCGTTGCTATAGGTATTTGTTGGGCTGGATTTTTAAGTACACATACAGGTATGATGGATTCCATAGGTGGAAGAAAATTGACAAACAAGGCAATAGTAACCCACTTTATAGGTGGTATAGCTGCTGGTGTATTTGCAAATTATTTATATTTAGCAGTTACCTATTTCTTATAA